The genomic interval TTTATTTAAACCTAATCTACTTGAGAAGAATTTTAAAGATGATAGAGTCATATTTTCTTTAACACTTAATCCTAATACTAACCCATCTCCTTTTCTGTCTTCTGAAACGTAGGCAATTCCATGGTTAACACCAGATTCAGGAGAAGTAATAGAAACATCTTGTCCCTCTATAAAAACTTTACCAGAAGATTTTTTATAATATCCATATATAGTTTTTACAAGCTCACTTCTTCCAGCTCCCATAAGACCAGCAATACCTAAAATTTCTCCTTTTTTTAAAGCAAAAGATGCATCTTTTACATATTTACCACAAAGGTTTTCAACTCTTAAAACTTCATCACCAGGAGTTACAGAAACATTAGGAAACTGCTCACTTAAAGTTCTTCCAACCATTTTTTCAATAATATAGTTTTCATCAATATCTTTAACTTCAGCTTCAGAGATAAATTTACCATCTCTTAAAACAGTTATATCATCACAAATAGCAGGAATCTCTTTTAATCTATGAGATATATATATGATACTTTTTCCTTCTGATGTAAGCTCTTTAATAACTTTGAAAAGACTTTCAGTTTCCTTATCAGTTAGTGCATCTGTAGGTTCGTCCATAACAATTAGTTTAGCGTTTTGTGAAAGAGCTTTAGCAATTTCAACCATTTGCATTTTACCGATTGTTAAGTCTTTTATTAAAGTTTTTTCACTGTCTTCAACATTAAGAAGATCTAAAATTGATCTAGCTTCTCTATGCATAAGAGTCCAATCTATTTTTCCAAAATTATTTGTAAGTTCTCTTCCTAAAAATATATTCTCAGTTATACTCATGTGTTGAATTAAATTTAGCTCTTGGTGAATAATAGCAATACCAGCTTCTTGAGAATCTTTAGTTCCTTTAAAAGTAACTTCATGTCCATGATAGAAAACAGTCCCTGAATCTTTACTATAGATACCAGTCAT from Cetobacterium somerae carries:
- the rbsA gene encoding ribose ABC transporter ATP-binding protein RbsA; this translates as MNKEIVLQMKDICKSFPGVKALDGACLNAYKGRVMALMGENGAGKSTLMKIMTGIYSKDSGTVFYHGHEVTFKGTKDSQEAGIAIIHQELNLIQHMSITENIFLGRELTNNFGKIDWTLMHREARSILDLLNVEDSEKTLIKDLTIGKMQMVEIAKALSQNAKLIVMDEPTDALTDKETESLFKVIKELTSEGKSIIYISHRLKEIPAICDDITVLRDGKFISEAEVKDIDENYIIEKMVGRTLSEQFPNVSVTPGDEVLRVENLCGKYVKDASFALKKGEILGIAGLMGAGRSELVKTIYGYYKKSSGKVFIEGQDVSITSPESGVNHGIAYVSEDRKGDGLVLGLSVKENMTLSSLKFFSSRLGLNKNAENKSVDEYIEKFGVKTPSPNQIIKNLSGGNQQKVAIAKALLTNPKILILDEPTRGVDVGAKKEIYDVINELKKKGLSIIMISSEMPEVMGLSDRIMVIHEHKISGTLSKDEFTQEKIMRYAVGVE